Proteins encoded within one genomic window of Gloeobacter kilaueensis JS1:
- a CDS encoding sigma-70 family RNA polymerase sigma factor, with protein sequence MDNILPFEQRFPRQSKAEQLHQLAVVLQPIERKRQQVVAAAGLSSTEKIQCLGRLEREASRAGLGEFHGVLERLCREFCRRSPAGSHPRFDAELLSEEVKLMVHARLPQFDPERGHFGPWFKVYVLLPVYKRLCSEIDVDWGRRVPQTDGGRVRRWLRRWAHAPLSLDAPVGTTQQDGDLPALGETVASKEGSPENQLLEDQCRERFLRALERLAEAERLLVERVHLRGERQQEVARSVRLTPGRVSQKLKRAAERLAEILGENFEDDCGGTAFCRGLSEGRLQPATGPAGASGTVARAAFEQALPELVRRSGWQGTVFAPPELAGGPVGELLDELLAGPAPSQVWASGSRALQVASAATGAVAAAWALFVFVPSELQPPLRSPIEHRPQPATAGRPFSTPIKSAAKQPIAATSSPSPRTVSAASSARSAQQSASSATSQTQRSMPRPQDKHGLSISKAGTAGASKRVQNFSKTETKRPPANTGRLPDRVREPDDLSIPSDARNLCAALAAAAPVPAGLAGFAVIEATLGADGTPVEGSPSPEIIVSGGEQVDALVLGALQTLLAAGRLEDLSTRREATLRSGRYRVALEAEQHRWSCHRAAQDPQKSVPASGASSAATNKYE encoded by the coding sequence GTGGACAATATTCTCCCTTTCGAGCAGCGATTCCCCCGCCAGAGCAAGGCCGAGCAATTGCACCAACTGGCTGTGGTCCTCCAACCGATCGAGCGCAAGCGACAGCAGGTCGTTGCCGCAGCGGGTCTTTCTTCTACAGAAAAAATCCAGTGCCTGGGGCGGTTGGAGCGCGAGGCGAGCCGGGCTGGTCTCGGGGAGTTCCACGGTGTACTCGAGCGGTTGTGCCGGGAGTTCTGTCGCCGTTCGCCCGCCGGGAGCCATCCGCGCTTTGACGCCGAACTGTTGAGCGAAGAAGTCAAACTCATGGTCCACGCCCGTCTGCCCCAGTTCGACCCCGAGCGCGGTCACTTTGGACCCTGGTTTAAGGTGTACGTGCTCCTCCCGGTGTACAAGCGCCTGTGCTCCGAGATCGACGTTGACTGGGGGCGGCGGGTGCCGCAGACGGACGGCGGGCGGGTGCGCCGCTGGCTCAGGCGGTGGGCCCACGCACCTCTGTCCCTCGATGCTCCAGTAGGAACGACCCAGCAAGACGGAGATCTGCCCGCCCTGGGCGAGACCGTCGCCAGCAAGGAGGGTAGCCCTGAAAACCAGTTGCTCGAAGATCAGTGCCGGGAGCGGTTTTTGCGGGCTCTGGAGAGGCTGGCAGAGGCGGAGCGGCTGCTCGTCGAGCGGGTACACCTGCGGGGGGAGCGGCAACAGGAGGTGGCCCGCTCGGTAAGGCTGACCCCTGGCCGGGTGAGCCAGAAGCTCAAGCGCGCCGCCGAGAGGCTGGCGGAGATTTTAGGCGAAAATTTCGAGGACGATTGCGGTGGAACGGCTTTCTGTCGGGGACTATCGGAGGGCAGGTTGCAGCCTGCAACCGGGCCCGCTGGAGCCTCCGGTACAGTGGCGCGGGCTGCCTTCGAGCAAGCATTGCCGGAGCTGGTGCGCCGCTCGGGGTGGCAAGGGACCGTATTCGCACCGCCCGAGCTTGCCGGTGGCCCGGTAGGAGAGTTGCTGGACGAGCTACTGGCCGGCCCCGCGCCATCACAAGTCTGGGCGAGCGGTTCGAGGGCGCTGCAGGTGGCATCTGCGGCGACGGGAGCAGTGGCCGCAGCCTGGGCGCTGTTCGTGTTCGTACCCTCCGAACTGCAGCCTCCCCTGCGCTCACCGATCGAGCACAGACCACAACCTGCCACGGCTGGTCGCCCCTTCTCGACTCCGATAAAAAGTGCTGCGAAACAGCCGATTGCGGCTACAAGCAGCCCTTCTCCCCGGACCGTCTCCGCCGCTTCATCTGCGCGGTCTGCCCAACAAAGCGCAAGCTCCGCCACGTCCCAGACGCAGCGCAGCATGCCCAGACCCCAGGACAAACACGGCCTTTCCATCTCAAAAGCAGGTACCGCCGGGGCGTCTAAGCGTGTCCAAAATTTCAGCAAAACAGAGACAAAGCGGCCTCCAGCGAATACTGGAAGGCTCCCCGACAGGGTGCGCGAGCCGGATGATCTCTCCATTCCATCGGATGCCAGGAACCTGTGCGCCGCCCTCGCAGCTGCAGCCCCCGTGCCGGCAGGATTGGCGGGCTTCGCTGTCATCGAAGCCACCCTGGGAGCGGATGGTACGCCGGTAGAGGGCAGCCCCTCTCCTGAAATCATCGTCTCTGGCGGTGAGCAGGTGGATGCACTCGTACTGGGCGCACTACAGACCCTTCTGGCCGCTGGCAGATTAGAGGACCTATCGACGCGGCGGGAAGCCACTCTCCGAAGCGGGCGCTACCGGGTGGCGTTGGAAGCGGAACAACACCGCTGGAGCTGCCACCGGGCAGCACAAGACCCTCAAAAGAGCGTTCCTGCATCAGGCGCGAGTTCTGCAGCTACAAACAAGTACGAATAG